The Halorientalis sp. IM1011 genome window below encodes:
- the tpiA gene encoding triose-phosphate isomerase, whose product MFVLVNLKAYPCDPVAVATAAHEVSEATGVRIAIAPQAAHIDAVADTGVETWAQHVSPVDHGSHTGSTLAEAAADAGAVGTLLNHSENRLKLADIDASLSAADRADFETIVCANNPDQIAAAAALGPDAVAVEPPELIGTGTPVSTADPDIVRDAVDAAADVDDSVDVLCGAGISTGEDLAAAKDLGATGVLLASGVAKADDPKAALEDLVEPVA is encoded by the coding sequence ATGTTCGTCCTCGTCAACCTGAAGGCGTACCCGTGTGACCCCGTCGCGGTCGCGACCGCGGCCCACGAGGTCAGCGAGGCCACGGGCGTCCGTATCGCCATCGCACCGCAGGCCGCCCACATCGACGCCGTCGCCGACACCGGCGTCGAGACGTGGGCCCAACACGTTAGCCCCGTCGACCACGGCAGCCATACCGGCTCGACGCTGGCCGAGGCCGCCGCCGACGCCGGCGCGGTCGGCACCCTGTTGAACCACTCAGAGAACAGGCTGAAACTCGCCGACATCGACGCCAGCCTGTCGGCGGCCGACCGCGCCGACTTCGAGACCATCGTCTGCGCGAACAACCCCGATCAGATCGCCGCCGCCGCGGCACTCGGCCCCGACGCCGTCGCCGTCGAACCCCCGGAACTGATCGGGACCGGCACACCCGTCAGCACTGCCGACCCCGACATCGTTCGGGACGCCGTGGACGCGGCCGCGGACGTGGACGACTCCGTAGACGTGCTCTGTGGGGCCGGCATCTCGACCGGCGAGGACCTCGCAGCCGCGAAGGACCTCGGCGCGACGGGCGTCCTGCTCGCGAGCGGCGTCGCGAAGGCCGACGATCCGAAGGCGGCCCTGGAAGATCTGGTGGAACCGGTCGCCTGA
- a CDS encoding adenylate kinase family protein → MRVAVTGTPGTGKTTATELVDTDLELVHLNDVIRDEDLATGRDEDRDSLVADLDAVDDWLDDRDDLLIDSHLAHRFDADRVVVLRCHPEELERRLEERGEPRAKAEENAESEALDVILAEAVERHGEESVYEIDATDSDPESIAREIERVIDGEREPSAGTVSFIDYL, encoded by the coding sequence GTGAGAGTCGCGGTCACCGGCACCCCGGGCACGGGCAAGACCACGGCCACGGAACTTGTCGACACCGACCTCGAACTCGTCCACCTCAACGACGTGATCCGCGACGAAGACCTCGCGACGGGGCGTGACGAGGACCGCGACAGCCTCGTCGCTGACCTCGACGCCGTGGACGACTGGCTCGACGACCGGGACGACCTGCTGATCGACTCGCATCTGGCTCACCGGTTCGACGCGGATCGGGTCGTCGTCCTTCGGTGTCACCCCGAGGAACTGGAGCGGCGGCTGGAAGAGCGGGGTGAGCCACGGGCCAAGGCCGAGGAGAACGCCGAGAGCGAGGCCCTGGACGTGATCCTCGCGGAGGCGGTCGAGCGCCACGGCGAGGAGTCGGTCTACGAGATCGACGCGACCGACAGCGATCCCGAGAGTATCGCCCGCGAAATCGAGCGTGTGATCGACGGCGAGCGCGAACCGAGTGCCGGAACTGTCTCGTTCATCGACTACCTATGA
- the hisC gene encoding histidinol-phosphate transaminase, with the protein MEPRDLSDHSVYRAGRGIEEVARDLGLDPDDLVKLSSNENVLGPSPKAAAAIREHADAVHQYPKTSHTDLIERLADDWAVEPEQVWLANGGDGVLDCLSRALLRPGDRVLVPRPGFAYYAMSARYHHGEVATYRLPKAEDFAQTADNVLDAYDGERIVVVTSPHNPTGSTMPLSDVERLAEATDEETLVLVDEAYGEFADVESAVGLVRERDDVAVLRTFSKAYGLAGLRLGYGLVPEDWADAYARVHTPFDTGELSCRAGLAALDDDEHIDRTVEMVEQAREYLYDNLDARTWESHGNFVLAEVGDSEGRSPSGGRSETASGEAVTDAAQREGIIVRDCSSFGLPDCVRITCGTAEQMERAVDVLNEVIDA; encoded by the coding sequence ATGGAACCACGGGACCTGTCGGACCACTCCGTCTACCGGGCGGGACGGGGGATCGAAGAGGTCGCCCGGGATCTGGGACTCGATCCCGACGACCTGGTCAAGCTCTCCTCGAACGAGAACGTACTGGGTCCCAGCCCGAAGGCTGCCGCCGCGATCCGCGAGCACGCCGACGCGGTACACCAGTACCCCAAGACTTCACATACAGACCTGATCGAGCGTCTGGCCGACGACTGGGCCGTCGAACCCGAGCAGGTCTGGCTGGCCAACGGCGGGGACGGCGTCCTCGATTGCCTCTCTCGAGCACTCCTGCGCCCGGGCGACCGCGTGCTGGTCCCGAGACCCGGCTTCGCTTACTACGCCATGAGCGCCCGCTACCACCACGGCGAGGTGGCGACCTACCGACTCCCGAAGGCCGAGGACTTCGCCCAGACCGCCGACAACGTCCTCGACGCCTACGACGGCGAGCGGATCGTCGTCGTCACGAGCCCCCACAACCCGACGGGGTCGACCATGCCGCTGTCCGACGTGGAACGGCTGGCCGAGGCGACCGACGAGGAGACGCTCGTCCTCGTCGACGAGGCCTACGGCGAGTTCGCGGACGTCGAGAGCGCGGTGGGGCTGGTCCGCGAACGCGACGACGTGGCCGTCCTCCGGACGTTCTCGAAGGCCTACGGGCTGGCGGGGCTACGACTGGGTTACGGCCTCGTCCCCGAGGACTGGGCCGACGCCTACGCCCGCGTCCACACGCCCTTCGACACCGGCGAACTCTCCTGCCGAGCGGGGCTTGCCGCGCTCGACGACGACGAACACATCGACAGAACCGTCGAGATGGTCGAACAGGCGAGGGAGTACCTCTACGACAATCTCGACGCTCGGACCTGGGAGAGCCACGGAAACTTCGTGCTGGCGGAGGTTGGGGACAGCGAGGGACGCAGTCCCTCCGGCGGGCGGTCGGAGACCGCGAGCGGCGAAGCAGTCACCGATGCCGCCCAGCGCGAGGGGATCATCGTCCGGGACTGTTCGAGTTTCGGCCTGCCCGACTGCGTGCGGATCACCTGCGGCACCGCCGAGCAGATGGAACGAGCGGTCGACGTGCTGAACGAGGTGATCGACGCGTGA
- a CDS encoding site-specific integrase: MTELQPIEPREALEMYCQDIDGDLSPNSLEQKRYQLGFFVDWCEGKDRTSAGRSGDEPPSETEPRIENLNNITGRDFTRFKNWRGEDINKVTLRTNLSALRTFMRFCVKIDAVAPSIPDKVNVPQLANGENERESLLGPERAERILEYLRTFHYASLRHVVFELQWRTGVRMSALHSLDTDDVYSDEQRIELVHRPEEGTRLKNGADGERIVAIDEYTAGMLEDYIDYRRIPRNDDYGREPLLTSSHGRMSKGHLNKQVYRYSAPCEYGADCPAGRDPQECEYAGSFEDFVACPHNVRPHDVRRGSITHYLRNDVPEKAVSDRMNVSLKTLDRHYDKRSDEEKAEQRREYFSE, translated from the coding sequence ATGACGGAACTCCAACCCATCGAACCACGAGAAGCATTGGAAATGTACTGCCAAGACATTGACGGTGACCTCTCACCCAATTCACTGGAACAGAAGCGATACCAACTTGGATTCTTCGTCGACTGGTGTGAGGGGAAAGATCGTACCAGTGCTGGGAGATCAGGGGATGAACCACCGTCGGAAACAGAGCCTCGAATCGAGAATCTAAACAACATCACTGGGCGGGATTTCACTCGATTCAAGAACTGGCGTGGAGAGGACATCAACAAAGTAACGCTCCGAACGAATCTCTCGGCCCTTCGGACGTTCATGCGGTTCTGTGTGAAGATCGATGCTGTAGCTCCCTCCATTCCCGACAAGGTCAACGTTCCACAGTTAGCTAACGGCGAGAACGAGCGCGAGAGTCTGCTTGGACCTGAACGGGCTGAACGGATACTGGAGTACCTTCGGACGTTCCACTACGCCTCACTCCGTCACGTTGTTTTCGAGTTGCAGTGGCGGACAGGTGTTCGGATGTCTGCACTCCATTCTCTCGATACCGATGACGTATACAGTGACGAGCAACGGATCGAACTGGTGCATCGACCCGAAGAGGGGACTCGCCTGAAAAACGGCGCTGATGGTGAGCGTATCGTAGCCATTGATGAATACACTGCTGGGATGCTTGAGGACTACATTGACTACCGCCGTATCCCCAGAAATGACGACTATGGACGTGAACCTCTTTTGACATCATCCCACGGTCGGATGTCGAAGGGGCATCTGAACAAGCAAGTATACCGTTACTCTGCACCCTGTGAGTACGGTGCTGACTGTCCTGCTGGGCGTGATCCACAGGAGTGTGAGTATGCAGGGTCCTTCGAGGACTTCGTCGCCTGTCCTCACAATGTGCGTCCCCACGATGTGAGGAGAGGAAGCATCACACACTACCTGCGTAACGATGTTCCTGAGAAAGCCGTCAGTGACCGCATGAACGTCTCCTTAAAAACCCTCGATCGGCACTACGACAAACGGTCTGACGAAGAAAAGGCAGAACAACGGCGTGAGTACTTCTCCGAATAG
- a CDS encoding class I SAM-dependent methyltransferase has translation MTSAFGRALLDHYRGDRETPLRQRDGEETKVHPIDDFYFGEFPDEPAADWVESWLDGPLLDIGAGAGRDALYFQDQFETVAIDVDPDLVTLVDERGVADARQGDMFALREAFDRDRFRSVLCIGTQLGLASSMHGLRSLLGDLAHVTTADGTAVVDGYDPEFEGAGEMLGFRDDPTPGLAFRVVSYEYDGTVDPTLLFRLVSPDRLREATAGTGWRVADVRRPHDNYYYRAALEKQ, from the coding sequence ATGACGAGTGCGTTCGGACGGGCGCTGCTCGATCACTACCGCGGCGATCGCGAGACGCCGCTCCGCCAGCGCGACGGCGAGGAGACGAAGGTCCACCCCATAGACGACTTCTACTTCGGCGAGTTCCCGGACGAACCGGCCGCCGACTGGGTCGAATCGTGGCTCGACGGCCCCCTGCTGGACATCGGTGCCGGAGCGGGCCGCGACGCGCTGTACTTCCAGGACCAGTTCGAGACCGTCGCCATCGACGTGGACCCCGACCTGGTGACGCTCGTGGACGAGCGCGGCGTCGCGGACGCACGACAGGGCGACATGTTCGCCCTGCGGGAGGCGTTCGATCGCGACCGGTTTCGTTCGGTCCTCTGTATCGGCACCCAACTCGGCCTGGCGTCCTCGATGCACGGCCTGCGCTCGTTGCTGGGGGATCTCGCACACGTCACGACGGCAGACGGGACGGCGGTCGTGGACGGCTACGACCCCGAGTTCGAGGGTGCTGGGGAGATGCTGGGGTTCCGCGACGATCCGACGCCCGGCCTCGCGTTCCGCGTGGTTAGCTACGAGTACGACGGCACGGTCGATCCGACGCTCCTCTTCCGGCTCGTGAGTCCGGATCGGCTCCGCGAGGCGACGGCGGGGACCGGGTGGCGCGTCGCCGACGTACGGCGGCCTCACGACAACTACTACTATCGGGCGGCGCTGGAGAAACAGTAG
- a CDS encoding CopD family protein, with product MASIDLTIGYVLHMLFAGLWTGSVLFMTYGVLPVAREGSIDTDPFADITSRLLTLSRACALLLFLTGGHLAGRIYTVETLTGSSNGHLVLTMIALWLALAALVEIGTSKISSGLAERKLREPANDARPFFLAASVAALGLLVVAGLLLGGGI from the coding sequence ATGGCGTCAATCGACCTGACTATCGGGTACGTACTCCACATGCTGTTCGCCGGCCTGTGGACCGGCAGCGTCCTGTTCATGACCTACGGCGTCCTCCCGGTGGCCCGGGAAGGCAGCATCGACACCGACCCCTTCGCCGACATCACGAGCCGCCTGCTCACGCTCTCGCGGGCCTGTGCGCTCCTCCTGTTCCTGACCGGCGGCCACCTCGCCGGCCGAATCTACACCGTCGAGACGCTCACGGGATCGTCGAACGGGCACCTGGTCCTCACGATGATCGCCCTCTGGCTGGCACTGGCCGCGCTAGTCGAGATCGGTACCAGCAAGATCAGCTCCGGCCTGGCGGAACGGAAACTCCGCGAACCCGCGAACGACGCCCGCCCCTTCTTCCTCGCGGCCTCCGTGGCCGCGCTGGGCCTGCTCGTCGTCGCCGGCCTGCTTCTGGGCGGCGGCATCTGA
- a CDS encoding response regulator codes for MIDVSSATSAATVLVAEDEQHLADLYTDYLAEDYEVVTAYGGEAAVEVLRDETQSIDVALLDRRMPDLSGDKVLAEINENGCDCRVAMVTAVNPGFDIIDMGCDDYLVKPVSRADLLDVVERLLKLSEYSEKHQQLTSKKLKRNVLKVEKSTAELDRSDRFERLTGEIEGLEAELDEIGEDLSLKDVQRHI; via the coding sequence GTGATAGACGTGTCATCGGCAACTTCGGCGGCGACGGTGCTGGTCGCGGAGGACGAACAGCACCTCGCTGATCTCTACACCGACTACCTCGCCGAGGACTACGAGGTGGTGACGGCCTACGGCGGCGAGGCGGCGGTCGAAGTCCTCCGCGACGAGACCCAGAGCATCGACGTGGCGCTGCTCGACCGCAGGATGCCGGACCTCTCGGGGGACAAGGTACTCGCCGAGATCAACGAGAACGGCTGTGATTGCCGGGTCGCCATGGTGACCGCGGTCAACCCCGGTTTCGACATCATCGACATGGGCTGTGACGACTACCTCGTCAAGCCCGTCTCCCGAGCGGATCTGCTCGACGTGGTCGAACGGCTGCTCAAACTCTCGGAGTACAGCGAGAAACACCAGCAACTCACCTCGAAGAAACTGAAGCGCAACGTCCTCAAAGTCGAGAAAAGCACCGCGGAACTGGATCGAAGCGACCGCTTCGAGCGACTCACCGGAGAGATCGAGGGACTCGAAGCGGAGTTAGACGAGATCGGCGAGGACCTCTCGCTCAAGGACGTCCAGCGTCACATCTAG
- the dinB gene encoding DNA polymerase IV produces MTLDEFTQETRGDRREQVICHVDMDCFYAACERLREPELEGEPLVVGMGYESGEPHGAVATASYEAREFGVESAMAISQALERLPRHADADATDDDAPDPDEAGYYRTVDLDYYESVASEVKEILHDTADTVREVSIDEAYLDVTETVDWESADEFGQRLRDRIEDEVGVVASVGIAPAMSAAKIASDHDKPDGLVVVEPGDVREFLAPLDVEEVHNVGPVTARELRSMGVETAGDLAEADPDRLGERFGERGREIRSYARGEDDRPVEPVGKPKSLSRESAFTDATDDPERKRDRVRALAGDVAERARRKDALYRTIGIKVVTPPFDVHTRAESLPGPVEDADLVEEVALDLLAEFSDDDVRKVGVRVSNLDFSDAQQASLDGFEDAEPSGGDSRENRSLGEFEADGRDEPEDGDPQGQTSLGEFQ; encoded by the coding sequence ATGACGCTCGATGAATTCACGCAGGAGACGCGCGGAGATCGACGGGAGCAGGTGATCTGCCACGTCGACATGGACTGTTTCTACGCCGCCTGCGAACGCCTTCGCGAGCCCGAACTGGAGGGGGAGCCTCTCGTCGTCGGGATGGGCTACGAGTCCGGCGAGCCCCACGGCGCGGTCGCGACGGCCAGCTACGAGGCCCGCGAGTTCGGCGTCGAGAGCGCCATGGCCATCTCGCAGGCCCTGGAGCGGCTGCCCCGTCATGCCGACGCGGACGCAACTGACGACGACGCCCCCGACCCCGACGAGGCGGGGTACTACCGCACCGTCGACCTGGACTACTACGAGTCGGTCGCGAGCGAGGTCAAGGAGATTCTCCACGACACCGCCGACACGGTCCGGGAGGTCAGCATCGACGAGGCCTACCTCGACGTGACGGAAACTGTGGACTGGGAATCCGCCGACGAGTTCGGACAGCGTCTCAGGGACCGCATCGAAGACGAGGTCGGCGTCGTCGCCAGCGTTGGCATCGCGCCGGCGATGAGCGCGGCCAAGATCGCCAGCGACCACGACAAACCCGACGGGCTCGTCGTCGTCGAACCCGGCGACGTCCGGGAGTTCCTGGCCCCCCTCGACGTCGAGGAGGTCCACAACGTCGGGCCAGTCACGGCCCGGGAACTCCGATCCATGGGCGTCGAGACTGCGGGCGACCTCGCCGAAGCCGATCCGGACCGCCTCGGGGAGCGGTTCGGCGAGCGCGGCCGCGAGATCCGGTCGTACGCCCGCGGCGAAGACGATAGACCAGTGGAACCCGTCGGGAAACCCAAGAGTCTCTCCCGGGAGTCGGCGTTCACCGACGCGACCGACGACCCCGAGCGCAAACGCGACCGCGTTCGGGCGCTGGCCGGCGACGTGGCCGAGCGCGCCCGCCGGAAGGACGCGCTCTATCGGACCATCGGTATCAAGGTCGTCACACCGCCGTTCGACGTGCACACTCGCGCCGAGTCGCTGCCGGGACCCGTCGAAGACGCCGACCTCGTCGAGGAGGTGGCGCTGGATCTGCTGGCGGAGTTCAGCGACGACGACGTGCGGAAGGTCGGCGTCCGCGTCTCGAATCTGGACTTCTCCGACGCACAACAGGCCAGCCTCGACGGCTTCGAGGACGCCGAACCGAGCGGGGGCGACTCGCGGGAGAATCGCTCGCTGGGCGAGTTCGAGGCGGACGGTCGGGACGAGCCCGAGGACGGCGACCCGCAGGGGCAGACCTCGCTGGGCGAGTTCCAGTAG
- a CDS encoding ATP-binding protein — protein MGDEKESITVAELSDGPPVGETPEQAVDLPVVEVLTGRGFVTGKSGSGKSNSASVIAENLLDAGFGILIVDIDGEYYGLKEEYEILHVGADEECDIQVTTEHAGKIASLALEQNVPIILDVSSFLDEDEAETLLTEVSKQLFAKEKKLKQPFLMLVEEVHEWIPEKGSVTEAGKMLIKIAKRGRKHGLGMVGISQRPADVKKDFITQCDWLVWHRLTWNNDTKVVSRILGNEYAEAVEDLDDGEAFMMNDWTERVQRVQFHRKKTFDAGATPGLEDVDRPDLKSVSSDLVSELEEISEEKERTEDRIKELREQLDEKNSRIAELEKELQDARDMSRMADQFVDALLDTVKGVNPGRTEQERMRQQRQLATGDPSVDEGNGPEQSTADATSAEKSADSADADDPDLQPISDFGDAAGATTEGDGAATTDGGATTAPGDDPESDPATAATSFFESPPGEIDTVGGSVSRNGDGENADDGDVAAAMAAVGDEDATVDTETDASVSVDAWPGEVPPEGEELVEQLRRAIEAMPQKTVGMLRYYRKEGPAKPLDAHFAGGGDGDRTSAYAHNRTLRTHGYIEHVGRGYYDYRLADLIEAEYPGEPDADARDALVAAVEDGFVK, from the coding sequence ATGGGAGACGAGAAAGAGAGCATCACAGTCGCGGAGTTGAGCGATGGCCCGCCGGTGGGCGAGACGCCCGAGCAAGCCGTCGACCTGCCGGTCGTCGAAGTGCTGACGGGCCGCGGGTTCGTCACCGGGAAATCCGGGTCTGGCAAGTCCAATTCCGCGAGCGTCATCGCGGAGAACCTGCTCGACGCCGGCTTCGGCATCCTCATCGTCGACATCGACGGGGAGTACTACGGGCTCAAAGAGGAGTACGAGATCCTCCACGTCGGGGCCGACGAGGAGTGTGACATCCAGGTGACGACCGAACACGCCGGCAAGATCGCCTCGCTGGCGCTCGAACAGAACGTCCCCATCATCCTCGACGTGTCCTCGTTCCTCGACGAGGACGAGGCCGAGACGCTGCTGACCGAGGTCTCGAAACAGCTGTTCGCCAAGGAGAAGAAGCTGAAACAGCCCTTCCTGATGCTCGTCGAGGAGGTCCACGAGTGGATCCCCGAGAAGGGCTCGGTCACGGAAGCCGGGAAGATGCTGATCAAGATCGCAAAGCGTGGCCGGAAACACGGCCTCGGGATGGTCGGCATCAGTCAGCGGCCGGCGGACGTGAAGAAAGACTTCATCACGCAGTGTGACTGGCTGGTCTGGCACCGCCTGACCTGGAACAACGACACGAAAGTGGTCAGCCGCATCCTCGGCAACGAGTACGCCGAGGCCGTCGAGGATCTGGACGACGGCGAGGCGTTCATGATGAACGACTGGACCGAACGAGTCCAGCGCGTGCAGTTCCACCGCAAGAAGACCTTCGACGCCGGCGCGACCCCCGGGCTGGAGGACGTGGATCGGCCCGACCTCAAGTCGGTGAGTTCCGACCTCGTGTCGGAACTGGAGGAGATCAGCGAGGAGAAAGAGCGCACCGAGGACCGCATCAAGGAACTCCGCGAGCAACTCGACGAGAAGAACTCCCGGATCGCCGAACTGGAAAAGGAGTTGCAGGACGCCCGCGACATGTCCCGGATGGCAGACCAGTTCGTCGACGCACTGCTCGACACGGTCAAGGGCGTCAATCCCGGTCGAACGGAACAAGAGCGGATGCGCCAACAGCGCCAGCTCGCGACCGGCGACCCGTCGGTAGACGAGGGGAACGGACCTGAACAGTCCACAGCGGATGCTACGTCCGCCGAGAAATCGGCCGACAGTGCCGACGCCGACGACCCTGATCTCCAGCCGATATCGGATTTCGGAGACGCGGCCGGGGCCACCACCGAAGGGGATGGAGCCGCGACGACCGACGGCGGCGCGACGACAGCACCCGGCGACGACCCAGAGTCGGACCCGGCAACGGCCGCCACCTCGTTCTTCGAGAGCCCGCCCGGCGAAATCGACACGGTGGGCGGGAGTGTCAGCCGGAACGGCGACGGCGAGAACGCCGACGACGGTGACGTTGCGGCCGCGATGGCCGCGGTCGGCGACGAGGATGCGACGGTCGACACCGAGACCGACGCGTCCGTGTCCGTCGACGCCTGGCCCGGTGAGGTACCACCGGAGGGAGAGGAACTCGTCGAGCAGTTACGCCGGGCCATCGAGGCCATGCCCCAGAAGACGGTCGGCATGTTGCGGTACTACCGGAAGGAAGGGCCCGCGAAACCCCTCGACGCCCACTTCGCCGGCGGCGGCGACGGCGACCGCACCAGCGCGTACGCGCACAACCGCACTCTGCGGACGCACGGTTACATCGAACACGTCGGCCGTGGCTACTACGATTACCGGCTGGCTGACCTGATCGAGGCCGAGTATCCCGGCGAACCCGATGCCGACGCACGCGACGCGCTCGTGGCGGCCGTCGAGGACGGGTTCGTGAAGTAA
- a CDS encoding CDP-alcohol phosphatidyltransferase family protein, with the protein MTLDRFRPLADRVLTPFVTASSRLGLTPDAVSVIAFFLAGAAGGAFYLGGGGRTGPGDPIWYLAGALFVFLNGWLDLLDGALARRLGTDSRAGDLLDHVLDRYADILMIVGLAAGVDRYPLGLAAVTGVLMTSYLGTQSQAVGLDRVYGGLLGRADRLALIGVIGLYSFVIPAELYGFTAVGWLLVVFAVVGHFTALQRFVGAFRSLS; encoded by the coding sequence ATGACGCTGGATAGATTCCGGCCGCTGGCCGATCGCGTGCTGACGCCGTTCGTGACCGCCAGCTCCAGGCTGGGCCTGACGCCCGACGCAGTGAGCGTGATCGCCTTCTTCCTCGCGGGTGCCGCCGGCGGGGCGTTCTACCTCGGCGGTGGCGGCCGCACTGGCCCGGGCGATCCGATCTGGTACCTCGCCGGCGCGCTGTTCGTGTTCCTGAACGGCTGGCTGGACTTGCTCGACGGCGCGCTGGCCCGACGGCTGGGGACGGACTCGCGGGCAGGCGACCTGCTCGATCACGTCCTCGACCGCTACGCCGACATCCTGATGATCGTCGGACTGGCGGCGGGCGTCGACCGCTACCCGCTCGGACTGGCGGCCGTCACGGGTGTGTTGATGACATCCTATCTGGGCACCCAGTCGCAAGCTGTCGGGTTGGACCGTGTGTACGGAGGACTGCTCGGCCGGGCCGACCGGCTGGCGCTGATCGGCGTGATCGGGCTGTACTCGTTCGTCATCCCGGCGGAACTCTACGGGTTCACCGCGGTCGGCTGGCTGCTGGTCGTCTTCGCCGTGGTCGGGCACTTCACGGCGCTCCAGCGGTTCGTCGGGGCGTTCCGGTCACTCTCCTGA
- a CDS encoding multiprotein bridging factor aMBF1, whose translation MVQCEMCGAETSSPNTVKVEGAELDVCDDCADFGTEVRTQESSSSSTKYSTSSSSGSGSGSSGSSGSSSSGTSASSGGGGGGGSRRDMFDQMDEVAQDYDQRIREAREAAGLNQEELASQLNEKASLIRKLERGDTLPSDSVQQKLESELDIVLTEGGGSADDTEWSGGSSEGEYTLGDVVQRKDS comes from the coding sequence ATGGTCCAGTGTGAGATGTGCGGGGCCGAGACGTCCTCGCCGAACACGGTGAAAGTCGAAGGCGCAGAACTCGACGTCTGTGACGACTGTGCCGACTTCGGCACCGAGGTCCGCACGCAGGAGAGTTCGAGCTCGTCCACGAAGTACTCGACGAGCAGTTCCTCCGGGTCGGGGTCGGGAAGCTCGGGATCCAGCGGGAGTTCTAGCTCTGGTACGAGTGCTTCGTCCGGTGGCGGTGGCGGCGGTGGCAGTCGCCGCGACATGTTCGACCAGATGGACGAGGTGGCCCAGGACTACGACCAGCGCATCCGGGAGGCCCGGGAAGCGGCCGGGCTGAACCAGGAGGAACTGGCCAGCCAGCTCAACGAGAAGGCAAGCCTCATCCGCAAACTCGAACGCGGCGACACGCTCCCCAGCGACTCGGTGCAACAGAAACTCGAGAGTGAACTCGACATCGTCCTCACGGAGGGCGGCGGCAGCGCCGACGACACGGAGTGGTCCGGCGGCTCCAGCGAGGGTGAATACACGCTGGGCGACGTCGTCCAGCGAAAGGACTCCTAG
- a CDS encoding bifunctional 2-polyprenyl-6-hydroxyphenol methylase/3-demethylubiquinol 3-O-methyltransferase UbiG, whose amino-acid sequence MDPEDVRQDWAERSEKYSPTYYAEIGPNEVSETLGDVLAHYCSDDARILEVGCGCGRHLEHLRRTGFENLTGVDINDDAFDVMADHYPRLAEKGTFHTGALEDLLPEFDDGAFDAIYTVETLQHVHPDDVWVFDEFQRLTTDLLVTAENEGNSPNRGRGETDVSYVDDEFPLYHRDWKSVFSERGFAQLIREPTERDTIRVFRVI is encoded by the coding sequence ATGGATCCGGAGGACGTACGCCAGGACTGGGCCGAGCGGTCCGAGAAGTACTCGCCTACCTACTACGCCGAGATCGGCCCCAACGAGGTGAGCGAGACGCTCGGCGACGTGCTCGCTCACTACTGCAGCGACGACGCGCGAATCCTCGAAGTCGGCTGTGGCTGTGGCCGCCACCTCGAACACCTCCGCCGCACAGGCTTCGAGAACCTCACCGGCGTCGACATCAACGACGACGCCTTCGACGTGATGGCCGACCACTACCCGCGACTCGCGGAGAAAGGAACCTTCCACACTGGCGCGCTCGAGGACTTGCTCCCGGAGTTCGACGACGGGGCCTTCGACGCGATCTACACCGTAGAGACGCTCCAGCACGTCCACCCCGACGACGTGTGGGTGTTCGACGAGTTCCAGCGGCTCACCACCGATCTGCTCGTGACGGCCGAGAACGAGGGTAACAGTCCGAACCGGGGTCGCGGCGAGACCGACGTGAGCTACGTGGACGACGAGTTCCCGCTGTACCACCGCGACTGGAAATCGGTCTTCTCCGAGCGAGGATTCGCCCAGTTGATCCGGGAACCGACCGAGCGGGACACGATCCGCGTGTTCCGGGTTATCTGA